In Crinalium epipsammum PCC 9333, the following are encoded in one genomic region:
- a CDS encoding helix-turn-helix domain-containing protein gives MKAFSIDLREKIVTAHLMENISIRNVAARFSVSKSLVQKLVKQQRVDGNLQPKQRGKPQFSYLKNAEADLKTMVAENPDATLVEFCELFAAKTGNWVGRSAMSSSLQKIGLNRKKKQCGVARQLQKEFKN, from the coding sequence ATGAAAGCATTTTCAATTGATCTACGAGAAAAAATAGTAACAGCACATCTAATGGAAAACATATCCATTAGAAACGTAGCCGCTAGATTCTCGGTGAGTAAAAGTTTAGTCCAAAAACTGGTGAAACAGCAACGAGTTGATGGAAATTTACAACCTAAACAGCGAGGTAAACCTCAGTTTAGTTATCTCAAAAATGCTGAAGCAGATTTAAAGACAATGGTTGCAGAGAATCCTGATGCAACCTTAGTGGAATTTTGCGAATTATTTGCTGCAAAGACGGGAAATTGGGTAGGTCGAAGTGCGATGTCCTCCTCGTTACAAAAAATCGGATTAAATCGCAAAAAAAAACAATGCGGAGTAGCCAGGCAGCTACAGAAAGAGTTCAAAAATTAA
- a CDS encoding DEAD/DEAH box helicase: MDNFYSFKFTHSQALAALHTGQADPIKYYQARRDLFQLSLMADYDQLVCLPTLTKIDKHWYQIETARKVLRQLGGRALLADEVGLGKTIEAGLICAEYIARGQIQSLLVLTPASLVSQWQLELADKFNIDTVTTDSKQLQENTDDFWTSNPRIIASLNTAKSSKHFPYVTKRNWDLVIVDEAHHLKNRSTLNWKLVNALNKRFILMLTATPVQNSLVELFNLLTLLKPGLLQTEAAFKKEYVSSKNGRVPKNPEKLRQLMREVMIRNTRSLVDVKLPKRFATTITVTPSQQEEKLYQDLTQYLRSQQSLDKFSRTNLLMRAGSSSRALAESLKNLAKRLPSDEIKTLTKRAAQIKQVEKAKALVDLLKQSKQKTIVFTTHRATSSYLASTLESAGIPFAEFLGDMSLNQKDAAIAAFKDSVPVLLASETGGEGRNIQFANAIVNYDLPWNPMKIEQRIGRIHRIGQTQDVFIFNFCLQGSIEEYILGILHDKINMFELVVGEIETILGQVDDEFDFSEVVMDIWLKNQSQAELNTAFGQLADELLKAKEQYRETSELDEQIFGEEFEA; this comes from the coding sequence ATGGATAATTTCTACTCATTCAAATTTACCCACTCACAAGCCTTAGCTGCACTTCATACAGGGCAAGCTGACCCCATCAAATATTACCAAGCTCGCAGAGATTTATTTCAATTATCCTTAATGGCAGATTACGACCAGCTTGTATGTCTGCCTACCCTGACTAAAATAGACAAACATTGGTATCAAATCGAAACTGCTAGAAAAGTTCTCAGACAACTAGGAGGACGTGCCTTACTCGCCGACGAAGTTGGACTCGGAAAAACCATTGAAGCCGGACTTATTTGTGCTGAATACATCGCCAGAGGTCAAATTCAATCCCTACTGGTTTTAACCCCAGCATCCCTTGTCTCTCAATGGCAACTAGAATTAGCTGATAAATTTAACATCGATACCGTTACTACCGACTCCAAGCAACTGCAAGAAAATACTGATGATTTCTGGACATCCAACCCCAGAATAATCGCCTCTCTTAACACTGCCAAATCATCTAAACATTTTCCCTACGTCACCAAGAGAAACTGGGATTTAGTCATAGTCGATGAAGCCCACCACCTTAAAAACCGCTCTACCCTGAATTGGAAACTCGTCAACGCCCTCAACAAGCGATTTATTTTAATGCTCACCGCCACACCAGTACAAAACTCTCTGGTGGAATTATTTAATCTCTTAACCCTCCTCAAGCCAGGATTATTGCAAACTGAAGCAGCTTTCAAAAAAGAATATGTCTCCTCCAAAAATGGACGAGTCCCCAAAAACCCAGAGAAGCTGCGTCAGTTGATGCGTGAAGTGATGATACGCAATACCCGCTCTCTTGTGGATGTCAAATTACCCAAACGCTTCGCTACTACCATCACTGTCACTCCTTCTCAACAAGAAGAGAAACTTTATCAGGACTTAACTCAATACTTACGCTCACAACAAAGCCTAGATAAATTTTCCCGCACTAATTTGTTAATGCGAGCGGGTTCTTCTAGTCGCGCCTTAGCAGAATCTCTCAAGAACCTTGCTAAAAGATTACCCAGCGATGAAATAAAAACATTGACTAAACGCGCTGCTCAAATTAAACAAGTAGAAAAAGCTAAGGCTTTGGTGGACTTGTTAAAACAATCCAAACAGAAAACCATAGTATTTACCACTCATAGAGCCACCAGTTCCTATTTAGCCTCAACTTTAGAGTCAGCAGGTATCCCATTTGCAGAATTTTTGGGAGATATGTCTTTAAACCAGAAAGATGCTGCCATTGCAGCATTTAAAGATAGCGTACCCGTGTTGCTGGCATCTGAGACAGGTGGGGAAGGACGTAACATCCAGTTTGCTAATGCAATTGTCAACTATGACTTGCCTTGGAATCCCATGAAGATTGAACAACGCATTGGGAGAATTCATCGAATTGGACAAACACAAGATGTTTTTATTTTTAATTTTTGTCTTCAAGGCAGCATTGAAGAATATATTTTAGGTATATTACACGATAAAATCAATATGTTTGAATTAGTCGTTGGTGAAATAGAAACAATATTGGGTCAGGTAGATGATGAATTTGATTTTAGCGAGGTAGTCATGGATATTTGGCTAAAAAATCAATCACAAGCTGAACTGAATACAGCCTTTGGTCAATTAGCAGATGAATTATTAAAAGCCAAAGAGCAATATCGAGAAACCAGTGAACTAGATGAGCAAATTTTTGGTGAAGAATTTGAAGCTTAA
- a CDS encoding alpha-amylase family glycosyl hydrolase, with product MFYFVLPDRFANGNDVNDTDSLGGDTDKDVLRHGYNPRHKGYYHGGDIAGLRSKLNYLKGMGVTAIWMTPVFKNKPVQGDGTIAGSSSGYHGYWITDFTQIDPHLGTNEELQTLIKEAHTRGMKVFFDIITNHTADVISYKEGKNSYRNKTQFPYKTAQGETFDDRNYVGMKFPKLDANVSFPYTPEFLNESDKTTKKPNWLNDPIYYHNRGNTDFQEEDEDHW from the coding sequence GTGTTCTACTTCGTCCTGCCCGACAGGTTCGCCAACGGTAACGATGTCAACGATACTGATAGCCTTGGTGGAGATACAGATAAAGACGTGCTGCGACACGGCTACAATCCCAGGCATAAGGGCTACTACCACGGTGGCGATATTGCGGGACTAAGAAGCAAGCTTAACTACCTTAAGGGTATGGGTGTAACAGCGATCTGGATGACCCCAGTATTCAAGAATAAGCCTGTACAAGGTGACGGCACAATTGCTGGATCTTCCTCTGGCTACCACGGCTACTGGATTACTGACTTCACCCAAATTGACCCGCATTTGGGTACCAACGAGGAACTCCAGACCCTCATCAAAGAAGCCCACACACGCGGCATGAAGGTTTTCTTTGATATCATCACCAACCACACCGCTGACGTGATCTCCTACAAAGAAGGCAAAAACAGTTACCGCAACAAGACTCAGTTCCCGTACAAGACAGCGCAGGGCGAAACCTTCGACGACCGCAACTACGTGGGAATGAAATTTCCTAAACTTGATGCCAATGTTAGCTTCCCGTACACGCCAGAGTTTCTGAATGAGAGTGACAAGACGACCAAGAAACCAAACTGGCTTAATGACCCCATCTACTACCACAACCGAGGTAATACTGACTTTCAAGAAGAAGATGAAGACCATTGGTGA